A region from the Corynebacterium halotolerans YIM 70093 = DSM 44683 genome encodes:
- a CDS encoding dicarboxylate/amino acid:cation symporter, with protein MDLRRLSSSLLFRIVVAIILGVICSLFFPEWLARVFVTFNSLFGNFLNFFIPVLIFALITPAIAGLGRGAGKWLAITTAIAYGSTVFSGLVAYAVARGLYPALLGDEQVADDVADVDEGALASFFTIEMPPPFEVMTALLLAFCLGVAMTVVKSDTLFKVTRDLERVVMKVISAFVIPLLPIFIFGTFLGLGMNGNLIDTLVTFGKVIIVATVMTIILLLIQFTVAGALTGRNPLTALKNMLPAYATALGTSSSAATIPVTYEAARKNGVETNVAGFVIPLCATIHLGGSMMKLTLFAFAIVAMAGLEVSVPLAIGFILMLGVTMIAAPGVPGGAVMAAVGLLGSMLGFDESMIALMIAAYIAIDSFGTAANVTGDGAIALIINKFAKGRLDIRRDDEEAFAVPGVSTDHTRD; from the coding sequence ATGGACTTACGTCGCTTATCATCCTCGCTGCTGTTCCGGATCGTCGTCGCGATCATCCTCGGCGTCATCTGCAGCCTCTTCTTCCCCGAGTGGCTGGCGCGGGTGTTCGTCACGTTCAACAGCCTCTTCGGCAACTTCCTGAATTTCTTCATCCCCGTCCTGATCTTCGCGCTCATCACCCCGGCGATCGCCGGACTGGGCCGCGGGGCCGGAAAGTGGCTGGCGATCACCACGGCGATCGCCTACGGCTCGACGGTCTTCTCCGGTCTGGTGGCCTACGCCGTCGCCCGGGGCCTGTACCCCGCGTTACTGGGTGATGAGCAGGTGGCCGACGACGTCGCGGACGTCGACGAGGGCGCCCTCGCATCGTTCTTCACCATCGAGATGCCGCCGCCCTTCGAGGTCATGACCGCCCTGCTGCTGGCCTTCTGCCTCGGCGTGGCCATGACCGTGGTCAAGTCCGACACGCTCTTCAAGGTCACCCGCGACCTGGAGCGAGTGGTCATGAAGGTGATCTCCGCCTTCGTCATCCCGCTGCTGCCGATCTTCATCTTCGGCACCTTCCTCGGCCTGGGCATGAACGGCAATCTGATCGACACGCTGGTCACCTTCGGCAAGGTCATCATCGTGGCCACGGTCATGACGATCATCCTGCTGCTCATCCAGTTCACCGTCGCCGGCGCCCTCACGGGCCGCAACCCGCTGACCGCGCTGAAGAACATGCTGCCCGCCTACGCCACGGCACTGGGCACCTCCTCGTCGGCCGCGACCATCCCGGTGACCTACGAGGCCGCCCGCAAGAACGGCGTGGAGACCAACGTCGCCGGCTTCGTCATCCCGCTGTGCGCGACCATCCACCTGGGTGGATCCATGATGAAGCTGACGCTCTTCGCCTTCGCCATCGTCGCCATGGCGGGCCTGGAGGTGTCCGTCCCGCTGGCCATCGGCTTCATCCTCATGCTCGGCGTGACGATGATCGCCGCGCCGGGCGTGCCCGGTGGCGCGGTCATGGCGGCCGTCGGCCTGCTCGGCAGCATGCTCGGCTTCGACGAGAGCATGATCGCCCTGATGATCGCCGCCTATATCGCCATCGACTCCTTCGGCACCGCCGCCAATGTCACCGGCGACGGCGCGATTGCCCTGATCATCAACAAGTTCGCCAAGGGCCGCCTCGACATCCGTCGCGATGACGAGGAGGCCTTCGCCGTCCCCGGCGTCTCCACCGACCACACGAGGGACTGA